One window from the genome of Choloepus didactylus isolate mChoDid1 chromosome 2, mChoDid1.pri, whole genome shotgun sequence encodes:
- the LOC119516068 gene encoding axin interactor, dorsalization-associated protein codes for MSEVTRSLLQRWGASFRRGADFDSWGQLVEAIDEYQILARHLQKEAQAQHNNSEFTEEQKKTIGKIATCLELRSAALQSTQSQEEFKLEDLKKLEPILKNILTYNKEFPFDVQPVPLRRILAPGEEENLEFEEDEEEGGAGAGSPDFFPARVPGTLLPRLPSEPGMTLLTIRIEKIGLKDAGQCIDPYITVSVKDLNGIDLTPVQDTPVASRKEDTYVHFNVDIELQKHVEKLTKGAAIFFEFKHYKPKKRFTSTKCFAFMEMDEIKPGPIVIELYKKPTDFKRKKLQLLTKKPLYLHLHQTLHKE; via the coding sequence ATGTCGGAAGTGACCAGGAGTCTGCTGCAGCGGTGGGGCGCCAGTTTTAGGAGAGGCGCCGACTTCGACTCTTGGGGCCAGCTGGTGGAGGCGATAGACGAGTATCAGATATTAGCAAGACATCTACAAAAAGAGGCCCAAGCTCAGCATAATAATTCTGAATTCacagaagaacaaaagaaaacaataggcAAAATTGCAACATGTTTGGAATTACGAAGTGCAGCTTTACAGTCCACACAGTCCCAAGAAGAATTTAAACTGGAGGATTTGAAGAAGCTAGAACCAATCCTAAAGAATATTCTTACATATAATAAAGAATTCCCATTTGATGTTCAGCCTGTTCCATTAAGAAGAATTTTAGCACCTGGTGAAGAAGAGAATTTGGAATTTGAAGAAGATGAAGAGGAGGGTGGTGCTGGAGCTGGGTCTCCTGATTTCTTCCCTGCTAGAGTTCCCGGTACTTTATTACCAAGGTTGCCCTCAGAACCGGGGATGACGTTACTCACTATCAGGATTGAGAAGATCGGTCTGAAAGATGCTGGGCAGTGCATCGATCCCTACATTACAGTTAGTGTAAAGGATCTGAATGGCATAGATTTAACTCCTGTGCAAGATACTCCTGTGGCTTCAAGAAAAGAAGACACATATGTTCATTTTAATGTGGACATTGAGCTCCAGAAGCATGTTGAAAAATTAACCAAAGGTGCAGCTATCTTCTTTGAATTCAAACACTACAAGCCTAAGAAAAGATTTACCAGCACCAAATGTTTTGCTTTCATGGAAATGGATGAAATTAAACCTGGGCCAATTGTAATAGAACTATACAAGAAACCCACtgactttaaaagaaagaaattgcagTTATTGACCAAGAAACCACTTTATCTTCATCTGCATCAAACTTTGCACAAGGAATGA